In Gemmatimonadaceae bacterium, the following proteins share a genomic window:
- a CDS encoding TVP38/TMEM64 family protein produces the protein MQQRPSFATRGVPHTKSALVRLGVLALILVVAGLAGWKLGWFDYRHALEHVARLRRSHSFVAFAVGFVIVFAIGTSVGVPGMPFTVAAGVLFGTLLGSVLAWIGAMLGSLTGYWLARTIAHDVVLRWVHRFKKAAAAVEDSRDFDGMLRLRLVPVIPLGTVNFIGGLARAPLGSYLAATAIGVLPSTLIYTYFADSLLEGVGNGRRQATTSLIIASVLLILLSLAPKLWTRLSQRGEVVIHREARNLP, from the coding sequence ATGCAACAACGGCCAAGCTTCGCGACGCGAGGCGTTCCCCACACAAAATCCGCCCTCGTCCGACTCGGCGTCCTGGCGCTGATCCTCGTTGTGGCCGGACTTGCCGGATGGAAGCTTGGCTGGTTCGACTATCGCCACGCCCTCGAACACGTCGCTCGCCTGCGCCGCTCTCACAGCTTCGTCGCGTTCGCCGTCGGATTCGTCATCGTGTTCGCTATCGGGACGTCGGTCGGCGTACCCGGAATGCCTTTCACCGTCGCGGCCGGCGTGCTCTTCGGTACCCTGCTCGGCAGCGTGCTCGCCTGGATCGGCGCGATGCTCGGTTCGCTCACTGGTTACTGGCTCGCGCGCACGATTGCGCACGACGTCGTGCTGCGGTGGGTGCATCGCTTCAAGAAGGCGGCGGCCGCGGTCGAGGACTCTCGCGACTTCGACGGAATGCTGCGCCTCCGCCTGGTGCCCGTGATCCCGCTCGGCACGGTGAATTTCATCGGCGGGTTGGCGCGCGCGCCGCTCGGTTCCTACCTGGCCGCGACGGCGATCGGCGTTCTGCCCTCGACACTGATCTACACGTATTTCGCGGACAGTCTGCTCGAGGGTGTAGGCAACGGCCGGCGTCAGGCGACCACGAGCCTCATCATCGCCAGCGTTCTGCTCATCCTGCTGTCTCTTGCGCCAAAGCTGTGGACGCGCTTGTCGCAGCGGGGCGAGGTTGTCATTCATCGGGAAGCGCGGAATCTTCCGTAG
- a CDS encoding alpha-1,4-glucan--maltose-1-phosphate maltosyltransferase → MPQRKTDRRSSARRLEYIVIECVTPELDGGRHSVKRIVGDVVSVGADIIKEGHDLVAARVIYRAPGESEWSASPLVYDFDSDRWFGAFTVDRIGRWTFAVEAWTDRFATWRAGLEKKVSAGQDVQLELAEGAQLARTAARSTRSAAAKASLLMTAKLLEDRRDSAIEKRIQRALDEDLSALMHDHYKPSDVTRSRHELTITVDRERARFASWYEMFPRSQTAPTPGQPPRHGTFMDAAARLPHVAQLGFDVVYLPPIHPIGHKFRKGKNNSLTPEPDDVGSPWAIGNEHGGHTAIEPALGTIEDFDRFVETAHGLGLEIALDYALQCSPDHPWVKEHPDWFHVRPDGSIQYAENPPKKYQDIYPLNFWCEDREGLWNACRDVLLYWIRHGVKIFRVDNPHTKAFAFWEWVIREVQKDHPDAIFFAEAFTRPKRMNALAKLGFTMSYTYFTWKNAEWDLRPYLEELTQTPMVEYYRGNLFANTPDILNEYLVTGGRPAFRIRLLLAATLSPLYGIYSGFELGENVPVRPGSEEYLDSEKYQLRPRDYAAHGNINDDIETLNRIRREQPALQRYANLSFHTSENPSVLFYRKAPVDPAEQWTGTRPTPVPRKIAQSLGLGLPSGASHLLIAVATDPHHVQETMVHVPIHEMGIDDEQSYVVHDLLSGARYTWRGVRNYVRLDPALQPGHLFVVENVSS, encoded by the coding sequence ATGCCCCAAAGAAAAACCGACCGGCGGTCTTCGGCACGCCGGCTCGAATACATCGTCATCGAGTGCGTTACACCTGAGCTCGACGGCGGCCGTCATTCCGTCAAGCGCATCGTTGGCGACGTCGTCAGCGTCGGGGCCGACATCATCAAGGAGGGCCACGATCTCGTTGCCGCGCGCGTGATCTATCGCGCGCCGGGCGAGAGCGAGTGGTCTGCCAGCCCGCTGGTCTACGACTTCGACAGCGACCGCTGGTTCGGTGCGTTCACGGTCGATCGCATCGGCCGGTGGACGTTCGCCGTGGAAGCATGGACGGACCGCTTCGCCACCTGGCGCGCGGGGCTCGAGAAGAAAGTGAGCGCGGGGCAGGACGTGCAGCTCGAGCTCGCGGAAGGTGCGCAGCTCGCGCGCACGGCGGCGCGCTCGACGAGGTCCGCCGCCGCGAAAGCGTCGCTCCTGATGACCGCCAAGCTTCTCGAGGACCGGCGCGACTCGGCGATCGAAAAACGAATTCAACGCGCGCTCGACGAGGACTTGAGCGCGCTGATGCACGATCACTACAAGCCGTCGGACGTCACGCGTTCTCGCCACGAGCTGACCATCACGGTCGACCGCGAGCGAGCGCGATTCGCGTCGTGGTACGAGATGTTCCCGCGATCGCAGACGGCGCCGACGCCCGGACAACCGCCGCGCCACGGCACGTTCATGGACGCTGCCGCGCGCCTGCCGCACGTCGCACAGCTCGGATTCGACGTGGTGTATTTGCCGCCGATTCATCCGATCGGCCACAAGTTTCGCAAGGGAAAGAACAACTCGCTCACACCGGAGCCCGACGACGTCGGCAGTCCGTGGGCGATCGGCAACGAGCATGGCGGCCACACGGCGATCGAGCCGGCGCTCGGGACCATCGAGGATTTCGATCGCTTCGTCGAGACCGCGCATGGCCTCGGCCTCGAGATCGCGCTCGACTATGCGCTCCAGTGTTCGCCCGATCATCCGTGGGTGAAGGAGCATCCGGACTGGTTTCACGTTCGCCCCGACGGCTCGATCCAGTACGCGGAGAATCCGCCGAAGAAGTATCAGGACATCTATCCGCTGAACTTCTGGTGCGAGGATCGCGAAGGCTTGTGGAATGCCTGTCGCGACGTGCTCCTCTACTGGATTCGACACGGCGTGAAGATCTTCCGTGTGGACAACCCGCACACGAAGGCGTTCGCGTTCTGGGAGTGGGTCATCCGCGAGGTGCAGAAGGATCATCCCGACGCGATCTTCTTCGCCGAAGCGTTCACGCGGCCGAAGCGCATGAACGCGCTCGCGAAGCTCGGCTTCACGATGTCGTACACCTACTTCACGTGGAAGAACGCCGAGTGGGATCTGCGGCCCTATCTCGAGGAGCTGACGCAGACTCCGATGGTGGAGTACTACCGCGGCAATCTGTTCGCGAATACACCAGATATCTTGAATGAGTATTTAGTAACCGGCGGCCGGCCGGCGTTTCGCATTCGGTTGCTGCTGGCGGCGACATTGTCGCCGCTCTACGGCATCTACAGCGGGTTCGAGCTCGGCGAGAACGTTCCGGTGCGCCCGGGCAGCGAGGAGTACCTCGACTCCGAGAAGTATCAATTGCGCCCGCGCGACTACGCGGCGCACGGCAATATCAACGACGACATTGAGACGTTGAATCGCATTCGGCGCGAGCAGCCCGCGCTGCAGCGCTATGCCAATCTGTCGTTTCACACGAGCGAAAACCCGTCGGTCCTGTTCTATCGCAAGGCACCGGTCGATCCCGCCGAGCAGTGGACGGGAACGCGGCCAACGCCGGTGCCGCGCAAGATCGCGCAATCGCTTGGGCTCGGTCTACCCAGCGGCGCGAGTCATCTGCTCATCGCCGTCGCCACCGATCCGCATCACGTGCAGGAGACGATGGTGCACGTCCCGATTCACGAGATGGGAATCGACGACGAACAGTCGTACGTGGTGCACGATCTGCTGTCGGGCGCGCGCTACACATGGCGCGGCGTGCGAAACTACGTTCGGCTCGATCCAGCCCTTCAGCCGGGGCATCTCTTTGTCGTGGAGAATGTATCGTCGTGA
- a CDS encoding zf-HC2 domain-containing protein, giving the protein MQHLDEGTIHAWLDGALNDEETTAIARHLVECATCTAQVAEARGMIAGASRIVSSLDVVRGNVIPPAAPVRAGSVWRRLRLTPARAALAASVLLAVSAMLAVRHDTPNKMVPKTVVSGPDARVSAPAAATAPAPATAVPARSVSVVRPDSAAAQPRAETTATAAPPAKAAMSTAAANQAVAASAGTAVDTVKPHDEKAARIVAAPQSFSPAATAAAAGAPGFASAQGVSARPAMNEMRSAALGALTPGCYLVERDSSAWLRVIPPRFALVRDDAAQRNVVRAITLDAHIDSVVPGSAWREIPNRGIVVDFRAQPELRPVSLTLSASGRVAEATSGAESRPVEVRRVGCPH; this is encoded by the coding sequence ATGCAGCATCTCGATGAAGGAACCATTCACGCGTGGCTCGACGGCGCGTTGAACGACGAGGAAACGACGGCGATCGCGAGACACCTCGTCGAGTGCGCGACGTGCACGGCGCAGGTCGCCGAGGCGCGGGGGATGATCGCGGGCGCGTCGCGGATCGTGTCGTCGCTGGACGTGGTTCGCGGGAACGTGATTCCGCCCGCCGCGCCGGTGCGCGCGGGCTCGGTATGGCGTCGGTTGCGACTGACGCCGGCTCGCGCGGCACTCGCGGCAAGTGTTCTCCTGGCGGTGTCGGCGATGCTCGCGGTACGCCACGACACGCCGAACAAAATGGTGCCGAAGACGGTCGTCTCCGGTCCTGACGCTCGCGTTTCGGCGCCGGCCGCGGCGACTGCTCCGGCGCCGGCTACTGCTGTTCCGGCTCGTTCCGTTTCCGTTGTGCGCCCGGACAGCGCCGCGGCGCAACCGCGCGCTGAAACTACCGCGACGGCCGCGCCACCGGCAAAGGCGGCGATGAGCACCGCCGCGGCAAATCAAGCAGTCGCGGCATCGGCCGGCACGGCGGTTGATACCGTGAAGCCGCACGACGAAAAGGCCGCGCGTATTGTCGCGGCGCCACAGTCGTTCTCTCCCGCTGCGACGGCAGCTGCCGCCGGCGCACCGGGTTTCGCCAGCGCGCAAGGCGTCAGCGCGCGACCGGCGATGAACGAGATGCGCTCGGCCGCGCTCGGGGCACTCACACCGGGCTGCTATCTCGTCGAGCGCGACAGCAGCGCGTGGCTGCGAGTCATTCCGCCGCGTTTCGCGCTCGTTCGTGACGACGCCGCGCAACGCAACGTCGTTCGCGCGATCACGCTTGATGCGCACATCGACAGTGTGGTGCCCGGCAGTGCGTGGCGCGAAATCCCAAATCGCGGCATCGTCGTGGACTTTCGTGCGCAGCCGGAGCTGCGGCCGGTGTCGCTGACGCTGTCGGCCTCGGGTCGCGTCGCGGAAGCGACCTCTGGCGCTGAGAGCAGGCCGGTCGAAGTACGGCGCGTGGGCTGCCCACACTAA
- the treS gene encoding maltose alpha-D-glucosyltransferase, translating into MPDNDSLWYKDAIIYQLHIKSYRDSNADGFGDFRGLIEKLDYIHQLGANTIWLLPFYPSPLKDDGYDIASYEEINPTYGTITDFRTFLEEAHQRNIRVITELVINHTSDQHPWFQRARRAPKDSPDRNWYVWSDDPNKFAETRIIFTDTEKSNWSWDPEAQQFYWHRFFSHQPDLNFDNPDVLEAVKNVMRFWLRMGVDGLRLDAIPYIIEREGTNCENLPETHEVLKDLRRALDAEFPGRIFLAEANQWPSDVRPYFGDNDECHMAFHFPVMPRMYMALRKEDRTPIVDIMRQTPDIPPECQWAIFLRNHDELTLEMVTNEERDYMYREYARDPRMRINVGIRRRLSPLMESGRRQIELMNALLMSMPGTPIIYYGDEIGMGDNIYLGDRNGVRTPMQWSADRNAGFSEADTAALYSPLIVDPPYGYHTVNVAAQERVPTSLLRWMRRVIAVRQEYQAFGRGTWEPVDAANRRVLVFIRRYRDETILCVNNLSRFAQYVELDLHEFNGMIPLELWSKNCFPPIGELPYLLTLGPHNFLWFRILSPQVAKEFQRST; encoded by the coding sequence ATGCCCGATAACGACTCCTTGTGGTACAAAGACGCCATCATCTATCAGCTGCACATCAAGAGCTACCGCGACTCCAATGCGGACGGCTTTGGTGACTTTCGCGGACTGATCGAGAAGCTCGACTACATCCACCAGCTCGGCGCCAACACGATCTGGCTGCTGCCGTTCTATCCGTCGCCGCTCAAGGATGACGGCTACGACATCGCGTCGTACGAGGAAATCAATCCGACGTACGGCACGATCACCGACTTCCGCACGTTCCTCGAGGAGGCGCATCAACGGAACATTCGCGTGATCACCGAGCTCGTGATCAACCACACGTCGGATCAACATCCGTGGTTTCAGCGCGCCCGGCGCGCGCCAAAGGATTCACCGGATCGCAACTGGTACGTGTGGAGCGACGACCCGAACAAGTTCGCCGAGACGCGCATCATCTTCACGGATACGGAGAAGTCGAACTGGAGCTGGGATCCCGAGGCGCAGCAGTTCTACTGGCATCGCTTCTTCAGCCACCAACCCGATCTCAACTTCGACAATCCCGACGTGCTGGAGGCAGTCAAGAACGTCATGCGCTTCTGGCTGCGCATGGGCGTCGACGGCCTGCGCCTGGACGCCATTCCGTACATCATCGAGCGCGAGGGCACGAACTGCGAGAACCTGCCCGAGACGCACGAAGTGCTGAAGGATCTGCGCCGCGCGCTCGACGCCGAGTTTCCAGGCCGCATCTTTCTCGCCGAAGCCAATCAGTGGCCGAGCGACGTGCGGCCGTACTTCGGCGACAACGACGAATGCCACATGGCGTTCCACTTCCCGGTCATGCCGCGCATGTACATGGCCCTGCGCAAGGAAGATCGCACGCCGATCGTGGACATCATGCGGCAGACGCCGGACATCCCGCCGGAATGCCAGTGGGCGATCTTCCTGCGCAACCACGATGAGCTCACGCTCGAGATGGTGACGAACGAAGAGCGCGACTACATGTATCGCGAGTACGCGCGCGATCCGCGCATGCGCATCAACGTCGGCATTCGCCGGCGCCTGTCGCCGCTCATGGAAAGCGGCCGACGCCAGATCGAGCTGATGAACGCGCTCCTCATGTCGATGCCCGGCACGCCGATCATCTACTACGGCGATGAGATCGGCATGGGCGACAACATCTATCTCGGCGATCGTAATGGCGTGCGCACACCCATGCAGTGGAGCGCCGATCGCAACGCGGGCTTCAGCGAAGCCGATACCGCCGCGCTCTACTCGCCGCTCATCGTCGATCCGCCGTACGGCTATCACACGGTGAACGTCGCGGCGCAGGAACGCGTGCCGACGTCGCTGTTGCGCTGGATGCGCCGCGTCATCGCGGTGCGCCAGGAATACCAGGCATTCGGCCGCGGCACGTGGGAGCCGGTCGACGCGGCGAATCGCCGAGTGCTCGTGTTCATCCGCCGCTATCGCGACGAAACGATACTGTGCGTCAACAACCTCTCGCGCTTCGCGCAGTACGTCGAGCTCGATCTGCACGAGTTCAACGGGATGATTCCGCTCGAGCTGTGGAGCAAGAACTGCTTTCCGCCGATCGGCGAGCTGCCGTATCTCCTCACGCTCGGACCGCACAACTTTCTCTGGTTCCGCATACTCTCGCCGCAGGTGGCGAAGGAATTCCAGCGGTCGACATGA
- a CDS encoding sigma-70 family RNA polymerase sigma factor produces the protein MTDLDRLFREYHQPLVRYLTRRLGDRDWAEEMVQETFLRAARQDSIVSERSWLFAVATNLVRDEARKDARRRRHLELLREQAKADDVVEPEPLTIERAEEAALARRALEMLAERDREALLMREEGLDYTEIASALNLSIGSVGTTLARARRRLVEAYESLQPRESAARGPHAASR, from the coding sequence ATGACCGATCTGGATCGTCTCTTTCGCGAGTATCATCAACCGCTCGTCAGATATCTGACGCGGCGGTTGGGCGATCGCGATTGGGCGGAAGAGATGGTCCAGGAGACGTTCCTTCGCGCCGCGCGGCAGGATTCGATCGTGAGCGAACGCTCATGGCTTTTCGCGGTGGCGACCAACCTGGTGCGCGACGAAGCACGCAAGGACGCGCGCCGCCGCCGGCATCTCGAGTTGTTGCGCGAGCAGGCGAAAGCCGACGACGTGGTTGAGCCGGAGCCCCTCACGATCGAGCGCGCGGAAGAAGCGGCGTTGGCGCGCCGCGCGCTGGAAATGCTCGCGGAGCGTGATCGCGAAGCGCTGTTGATGCGCGAGGAAGGGTTGGACTACACGGAGATCGCGAGCGCGTTGAACCTGTCGATTGGATCGGTTGGAACGACGCTGGCGCGCGCGCGCCGCCGGTTGGTGGAAGCGTATGAATCATTGCAGCCGCGCGAGAGTGCGGCTCGAGGACCGCATGCAGCATCTCGATGA